CTATAAATTTTCCCCTCTTAGCAGGGCAGTACGGTTTAGTGGCCAAAGTCAGTAAATTGGCCCCCATTAGACGGGCGGTAAAGCTTTGTGGCACAGTGGTGCCAGTCAGGCAGGGGGCCACCATGTAAAAAAAACAGGGTTGGCAGCCTGGGCAGGGGAGTCTCGGCCCTCCTTCTCCATTGGAccctggcccagggccctggcagtggctgGAGCGTATGCCGGCGAGTCAGTGGGGGAGTTCTGGCTGAAACACACTGACTCAAAAGTCCAGTTCTCTTACTAAGCCACTATCTAATcgccctgggctgcttcctgctgCAGTTCCTGCTGCTGTTGTCTGGGCGTCCAGGGTGGATCTGTGCTCTCCAGTTTGGGCTGTTTCTGGCAACTCTGCGAGGCCTCTGTGATTGCCTTAGCATCTGCCTGGGTTGATGTGTCTCCGATTCCCCCAGTCTCAAGCTTCGCTTGAGCCTTGGCTGGAGTCACTGGCCTATGTCCTTCCACCCTGGCAATCAGCCCCAAAttaagctgagctgctcccttttatccTCGTGTTTTTGAAGCATGCCCAGTAGAGTTGAGGGGCATGGCTTCTGCTGGTATGGTGCTGAATTATTATGAATTACTAGAGTTGTTATGAATGAATGCAGTGAGCCTGGTGTTGTTATTGCTTGACAAGTCTGAATTTGCTCGAGGCTTCTGGGAGCAGGTTCTCTTAGCATCAGGCAACTGATGTGGAAATTCACTGGCTGGCTCTATTCTGCGTGTATGTCCTAATACCGACCTTTGTCAGGTAATATGCCAGcttgcaaagcaaaaaaaaaaaaaaaatgtaataagcaTAAGTTCAGTGAGCTGGGGAAAGATGAACCCTGTCAAAGAACATCACTCTAGGACCTTGAGGGAATCATTGATGAGAGGGTAAAGAAGGAGCACTCTTTTGTCAATactgtgacaggtttggtcacagagagcATCTTGAGACTGTCACTGgatgtgctgggataccactgagaataACCCCTCTGCCAGAATGGGCACCCTCACTTCTGTCTTCTTGAGCCAGGCCCTCCAGGTCTcatccagcacagacccagagttAGGTCCACACCCCGCTGCAGAACACAGGTTCATATTATTTGCCCTCTTTCTCGAAGTAAAGATAGATAAAGAGAGGTATGCAAAGGTTACAATTTCTTacactgggtttattaataaacaaaagtgattttatgaacTATAAAAAGTAAGTTGTAAGTGATCAGAACAGATTAcatacagaacaaagtaagtcactaagcaaaataaaacaaacatgtaaGTCTAAGCTTAATCCATTAAGAAACTGGTTATATGTAATATCTCAttctcaaagatgttccaataaacgtCTTTTACAGATTAGATTcattcctagtctgggcccagtccttccCCCTGCTTCAGTCTGTGTTAGTTCCAGCAGATGTcttaggtggtaagcaggggttttctcatgactggcagtcTTCTTTGTCCTGATCCCCACCTTGATATAGATTTCGCCAAAGGCAGCCATCCTTTCTCCcagtttctcccccctccccagcccatctcCTCATGGGAAAGTAGATGTTTAAAGATGGTTCCAGGACCAGATGACCTGATCACATGTCTCTGAGAGATCCATGTCTCTATACTTTATGGGCTGGCCACACGTCCACAGGAAGGCTACATGAAAACAGAGCCATTCACAGCTTCAGATTTCTTGCTTAAGAATCATCGAGTTTCTGAAGTGTCCTTAATGGCCCTTGCTTTTCATAATTATATAAATTATTCAAGTGTATACCttatatttctaacttcagacatAGAAATGAtccatacatacaaataggatgaacacattcaGCAGTTTATAAGCTTTATAATGATACCCTACAAGGGGTAATTAGCATAAAGtgtattccagttatgtcatattcatattcataagcatattttcatgaaGCATATGGAATGTACCGTCACAGATCCCTCCTCTCCAACTCCCTTCCAGAATATCAATTAGGAGAAAATTAGTAATGAAACGCACATAGGGCATGTTTCTGGGACATGTGACAGAGTAGGAAAGCTTCTGCTTCATGGGATCCTTGTAGGACTTTAAACCAGAGGGTGTTTATGCAGCCAAGGCCTTGCCTCGGGGGATCTTCAATAGACCTGACGGCTGAGAAGAGAAGTGAAGAGAAGAGGTCTTCATTTAGAATTAGTAGTTATAACCACTTTGTTTGCCAATCAGGATAGTGTGTAAGGCCAACATACTTACTGGGGGTTTATGCTTGGGGAATTGAGGCTCACTAAGGAGACACGCATTATATAACCTTAAACGGCTTGTGTAATTCTTTCTCAGATAAGCTCCTGAGCACCAGGTAAACTGAATCCGAATTCTCACTTGTACTGATAAATATTCTGCCCATATCAACTGCTTCCTCAGCCCACAATATAGGGTTAATCCTTCCCCATCCAGTGTGGGGCGAGTGTGCCGGGTGACATCATCACACACAAAATAGGTGACCCACTGAAAATGTCCCTCTTACTTTTCTTCATCAGCAAGTATCAACTGTGCTTTCTGTTTGTCAGACGTCAGCCTCACACACATTACTGGATCAACGGACTTTTTGCCATGGTATCTGGGGGGTCATTCATCCCAtcagtcatcatcatcatcatcatattcaTGTCAAATCCCAAAGGAATGTAGCCCCCTTGCAAACCGAGCGCAGCCCGGATCGATCTCTGGGAAGGTGATTAAGGGGTCTGTCAGGATTCCCTctgcactctgaactctggggtatagatgtggggacctgcatgaaagaccccctaagcttatttctacccgcttaggttaaaacttccccaaggcacaaatccttcccttctccttggacggtattgctgccaccaccaccaagtgattgagacaaaaaatccaggaaaaagggccacttggagtccctctttccccaaaatattcccacaagctccttcacccccttttctggcggggggggggggtttgagaatACTATACTAACCGAATGgctacaaagtgagcacagaacAAACCACTGGgattttaggacactgaaaatcaattagattcttaaaagaagaattttattaaaaaaaaagttaaagaatcacacctgtaaaatcaggatggaaggtaactttacagcataaataaaaagatttaaaacacagaggattcccctctgactTTGCTTTCCAGTTACAGAACAGGCATGAaattacctcttagcatagggaaaattgacaagctaaaacaaaagataatctaatgcatttccttgcctttacttaCAGTTTCTGTAACTGAAAAGTATCGTTTGTAGCCTATAGGACtaacctgcttgcttgcatatctatatctatatcttttCTTAGAGTTTAAGTATTTAATGTATTGTAATAGGTGTatagatttatattaaaataagtttggctgtaatgcaagagacctacaggccatatcctgtatgttaatctaaggcaaagttagcatatcGATATTAAGACCTTTTACCCAGAAAAGTAAAGTTGACCTATATCTTCTTACCGAAATAAATAAGTCTCCATGCGTATGCCTATGACCTTTTATCTAGACCAATAGACAATAGAGaatgacaggtttttttttttcaatattgtaCCCACagacttaacaggtacaccactAGGAAACTTATGTGCGTTTTGACGGGGCAACGGCTGTATTAAAGTAGTgaggaacaggtatgttagccccaggctaaacaaatccctggtaccatggtaaccaaatggcagttgctccagttgaatcaagacacctggggccaattaagatccttctagaaagcaatggagatagctaggttgattgggacacctgaagcctaTCAAGGGCTGGATGGAACGAGTtgaaagcctcccagttagtcagtgaCGCGCaagtgtcaggagctgtaggaggaagccgtGCTGTTGGATGAACTAAGTAGTACAAATCCATATGAGgcgcaaggaaggaggccctgaggtaacggtgaaggagatattgagtgggggctgctgtagggaagtggcccagggaattgtacatgttctatttccaaaaagtcagctaccatagctgatagctttagggtccctgggctggaactggagtagagggcaggcccgggctccctcctcccttccctgatTAATCAGtgagactgggagacaatagaaactgtgcaagggagggttgcttctcctcaTCTCCCTTGCTGACTTacgatgaaaatggctcagtaggctgtgaggcttgcctctagagagagaagggctacgtggagggtcacagtgagcctctgaggctagcgaaatccaccaggtaACGTGGTacccacagagacaaggacagagctttgtcacagcgTATATACCTGTCCTCAATATGCAGAAACATACTAGCCTATGGAGTAAGCATACTCTAACATtttgtgggtgaggaatgaaATTTGGGTATAGGAGGAAGGATTTCCATCACTTTATTCTATAAAAGAGGTGACCCACATCGATAGAGTAGTCCATTTCTATTCTTACTTATTCTATTTCTAATCTATCTTTCTCCATCAATTCTATCTATCAGCGATGACTGCTATGATTAGTAGGATGTATTTGGTCTTCTTAAACTTTCTAAGTTTCAAGGGAACTAGGCAAAGCTTGGTTTCCCTAAGTTTTTATTCTTAGTTTATTcagttttgattttaagtttaaGTTAGTCAAGTAAACCCTAATTTAGTCTTGATAGCTCTTAGCATTAGATTCTTTAAGCACTGCATCCCTCACTCAAGAATTGAGAATCCTGAACCGCAAGGCTGTTCCTGTGTCTCTTACCACCATGTTATCAACAATGGGTGTGAGGATATTTACCAAAGCTTTGTTGCATATAGTACTATATTATCAGATGTATCTTTTgaatattattaattaattaaacataaaataaagtaaaattgataaattaaattaatattatcAGTACACCCTAAATCAGGCTACACATTTCAGATATCATTTCAGAAGATGGTTTACCTgcgtggtctctctctctccagacagggaacctctggccaggagggattttgtgtTACTGGCTACATAAAGGGttgtcacccttccctttatatttatggcagcgTCTGGCTGTATATTTGTGCAGTGGCAGCCTTTCCTGCCACCGAAACTTTTCTTGCCCACTTGATCACTGGCCATGTAGAGGACGTCCTTGGTATGCCCAATTCAGAATTTGCTGGTCTTTCACTCTAATAATTTGTCACCAGTAAGAAAGCTGCCAAAACCTACACAAGGCCGATGGGGACAGTTGCTGGCTTCAAATATCCTCAATCCTGATCTTGTGCTGCCCCTTCGTACAGAGCAACTACTAGGGGACCATGAGCATTGAAGGTATCAGCCTGGAGTTCCTGAGCGTTCCTCATCTCCCACCCATATTcccacctcctgaggtcccctccaaccctgatgttctatgattctatgatagtaaTGGGCAGGGAATTAGTTTTACTGGGATTAATACAAAGACTAAGGCACACTGCTTTTGGCCTAGCCGGATGAGCTCTCAGGTGCAGCAATTCACAGTGCAATTGCCAGTAAGTTTTGGGAATAGTGCCTTCAACATTTATAACTGGCACCTAAAGTGGGATGCACATTAGAAGTGGAAGAGAGAAGGAGGCGTGTGAGTGGGCGGAGTTACAAAGGAAAGGGAGTGATGGAGGAaaatgcacagagagagagagagagagagagagagagttgataTGAAATCCACTGGAACAGGGATTTCCTGCCTCTTCCATTCTGTGGAACACTTTCCAATGGAGAGACAAACCCTCTCCTTGACCCCAAGCCAACACTGCCTGGTTCAGGAAACATTTCCTTCGGGGAGCCTGGCTGGATCAGTCCAGGAATGAGAACACTCCGGGAAACACTGAGGGAAGGGAAGCCACATTTGGGTGAGGAGAACATCTTGTGGacacctccctgcccagccccacgccCCTTCTACTCGCAGTCCCCGAGCATCCCTGTAGCAGCTCAAGGTTTGCTGTCACAACCCTGCTcaagctccagctgctggaagcCCAACGGGTGACTTTGTTTGGGTTCCACATGCTGGATCCCTGCGTGTTTTTATGATTTCCTGATTAGGAGCCATGCTGAGGCCCTGTCTCTGGCTCTGGGTTTCCAGGCCCACTCTCAGGGTGCAGCTTCCCTTCAGTACCTCTAGCACAAGCAGTGTGAGCAAAGAGTAGAGGAAAAGCCAAAAGATATAAGGATACAGATGATTCATCTCATCAAACATGAGTTATTAGTTATGACACCGCATCAGAAAGGTCTGTGCAACTGCTGGCCAATAGACCCAAATTGAtattccgtatgaggagagattaaaatgactgggacattttggttttgaaaagagacgactaaggggggacatgagagtataaataaaaccatgaatggtTTGGAAAAGTTCagtcaggaagtgttatttattccttcaacTAACAAAAGAACTAGTGGTCAGCCAaatgaattaataggcagcagatttaaagcaaacaaaggaagtatttcttcacagttgacctgtggaactcttttcaggagatgttgtgaaggtcaaagctataacagggttccaataagaactagaaaactgaatgaaagataggtccatcaatagttaTTAGCCAGGAAGCCAACACCATGTTCTGTGTgcccctggcctctgtttgccagaagctgagacaataggggatggatcactcagaatTTTCcagttctcttcattccctctgaagcacctggtattgggcACTGTTGTGAGCTAGGATACAGGACTAGATAGACCATTcatcttacccagtatggccaatcTGATGTTATATGAACCCCAGATGTGTCTGCCCCCCTGCCTTAACCCACTgtaccccacttccctcccagaccccactcccctcccagaaggcCTGATGGGGTCTCTCGTTCTCTCtgcagagttagtaacaaagtaaggaGATACATGAAATGTTTAAACCGAACCAGTGCCAAAAGATGTCAGAACATCTTAGTATGAGACCTGAGTGAGTGGATTATTAATTTAATTGTATTACTTGTATATAGGAATGTGATACTGTATTCCTGTCAGCTAATTGCGGGAAGATTCCGGGAAGAGGGCCCAGCACCATGTGAGCAGCCAGCTCTGCTCGTTGCTTAGTGAGAGAGccagagcaccaggagaaaaCTTTAGGCTCCGTTATGAGTCATGAGCCGGAGCAGCCTGTCCCAGATCTGTTTAGTCCTCACCccgtagatgatggggtttagcatggggggcaCAAGGAGGTACATGTTGGCAATGAGAATGTGTAAATGCAGGGGCACATTGTGGCCAAACCGGTGCATGAGGGCAGAGAAGAGAGTTGGGATGTAAAAGGCTAAGATGACACAGAGGTGCGAGCCGCAAGTCCCAAAAGTCTTGAGCTGGGcgtcctttgtggggaggcttaagatggccctgaggatctggatATAGGACATGATGATAAAAAACACatccagaccaaaaaaaaagaatcccACAGAGAGGCTGTAGTAACTGCTGATGCGGATGTCTGCGCAGGCCAATTTCACCACGGCTATGTGCTCACAGTACGAGTGGGGGATGATGTTGGTTTTGCAATATGGCCACCGCCTCGCCAGTAAGGGATAGGGCAGTATGAGCATGCCACCAcgcagcaccacggccaggcCAATCTTGGCCACCACGGGGTTTGTCAGGATAGTGGAATATCTCAGGGGATtgcagatggccacgtagcgatcGAAAGCCATGGCCACAaagatcccagactccatccATGAGAAGCAGTAAATGAAGTAcagctgggtgaggcaggcattGAAATCTATTTCCCccgaattgaaccagaagatgctcagggTTTTGGGAAGGATGGACGTAGACAGGACCAGGTCGGTGACAGctagcatgcagaggaaatagtacatgggtCCATGCAGGCTCGGCTCGCTTTTCACAATGAATAGaatggtgaagttccccaagacGGCTATGGCATACATggcacagaaggggatggagatccagacatgggccgcctccaggccaggaatgcccagcaggaggaaggtggaggggttggtgaagtcagTTGTGTTGGAATCTGGCATGGAGTAGGGGAGAAGGCAGACCGATATCTTCTGCATATACCGTATGTTCCCCCAACTTCCTGTATGTGTCCAGGCCTAGGGTGATGGTCTCATTACAaatgcctggatggagagacaTTGTTAATATGAGACACTACATGCACTACTGGGGGATATTCTGATGGATGAAGCGAATTGGTTGATCTTCACAcattgaaaaatgacattttccttaTTCAGAGATAAGAATTATGAAGAAATAACCCCACTGATGCCAATTGCATATTTCATGGTGCTATGTGCTACAATAATTCCCACACATCATGGTGTGGGAAACCTTAATAGACACCAGCCGGAAACATGAGTATGGATACTGGTTATCAATCCTTGTTCCTAAGGCCTTTtctacactgccaagtttttTCACCAAAAGGCAGCAACAGTGGAGGAGGACACTCTGAAAAGCCACTTTTGATGGAGGAACTCAGCTGTTTCAGTGACTCAGTAAAACTACCTTGACAAGATTTGTAAGGCTTATTACACAAAAGTTTTGTCAGTGacgtgtcagtgtagacacttgcaaTTGATTTTTTCAAAGCAATAGGCCTTtggaaggtgtcccacaatgcccatcctgaccactctTGTCAGAGGTTTGAACTGCTCCTTTAAAGGCCCAGGAATTtagaaattccccttcctgtttgctcagcatggaGAGTTTACATCACGTTTTCCCAGGTGGCCATGGCTGCTCCACCCAGGAAACGCTCTCCCACTTGGaccactgcagagctgctggatcTCCTAAGTATTTTGGGAGAGGAGGTTGTGCAGtgccagctgcactccagctgcaggaagtttgatacctatgggcagatttCACGCAGCTTGTGGGAAAAGAGCTGTGATGTGGACACACCGCAGTGcagagcaaaggggaaggagctgaggcacaTGGGCCAGAAGGCAGGGGAGGCAAATGGTCCCTCTGATGCTGATCCCGAGACTTGCCATTTTTATAAGAACTTGAATGCTAtcctcggtggtgaccccacaACAATGGCCATGACCCAAGTGGATACTGCCGCGGGCTGCAGCTGACAGAAACTGGAGCTAACCCAGAGGAGGAAGTCATTGATAAAGAGGTGGAGGCAGAAGAAGTGGAGGCCATGCCAAAGTCGCCTGGTGCTCTgtccagtcaggagctgttctccTCTCTGGAGGTGTCCCACCCGTCTTGGCAGTCACAGTAAGTCAagccagaagcaggagaggagacctCTGGTAAGTGGTTTTGCTTAGTGAAGTGCAGAGATGGGTTGAGGGAAGAGAAATGCACAaagctggctgtgtttctgtgttctAGGCATTTCTCCATGCAGCTAAGCACTACCGTGGAACATTGTATTGATGCACACCAAAATTTCACTGGAATTCTCCACAGAGATCTCTAGAAAACTTTTCTGCAGGAACTCTGCAGTTCTCTGTGAGAGATTCCTTGgtagagctgctttgttccttcccgcATTGAGGGACACTTTCCCGCCCCATTCTGCAATTACTTGGGCAAGTACCAAAGAGCCACACAGGCGAGCGGTATAAAGACTGGGGCAGAAGCTGCAAGCATGTAGTAGATGCCTCCTTGCTTACCTGCACTCGAGACATATCTGCCACAAtgaccactgcctgtggaaaagggaggggaaactTTGGATTACGGTCCGCCATGAGTTTCCCGTGACCCCTTTCCTATTGTTTTTCTCCTCCGCACAatgtcccccaccccagggtaCACTCACCATGgttgcagttttcagagtagcagccgtgctcgTCTGTATGGTTGCAGTGTTCACCGGCATGTCTGCTTGTGAAGGGTCAACCAAAAAGTGATTGGTGTGTTACCAGCGGTGTATTTTAATGTAGCATTTCAATACGGTACGTGTACTTAACAATAATGCTTCTCTTTATTGTTACTTGTGATTCACCAGATATGTCCTTGAAAGGAGGCACCCCCCTCCACTCCGGCCGAGCATCTCTGTCGGATAAGAATGTGCTCAAGTTGGAGCAAGAGAGATTTGTTCCGGGAGGTGCTGCATTACTCTGATGCAGACAGGACAGAAtgcaggcagtggagggaaagCGACAAAAAGAAAATGATAGAAAACGAAG
The Eretmochelys imbricata isolate rEreImb1 chromosome 1, rEreImb1.hap1, whole genome shotgun sequence DNA segment above includes these coding regions:
- the LOC144277836 gene encoding olfactory receptor 52M1-like; the encoded protein is MQKISVCLLPYSMPDSNTTDFTNPSTFLLLGIPGLEAAHVWISIPFCAMYAIAVLGNFTILFIVKSEPSLHGPMYYFLCMLAVTDLVLSTSILPKTLSIFWFNSGEIDFNACLTQLYFIYCFSWMESGIFVAMAFDRYVAICNPLRYSTILTNPVVAKIGLAVVLRGGMLILPYPLLARRWPYCKTNIIPHSYCEHIAVVKLACADIRISSYYSLSVGFFFFGLDVFFIIMSYIQILRAILSLPTKDAQLKTFGTCGSHLCVILAFYIPTLFSALMHRFGHNVPLHLHILIANMYLLVPPMLNPIIYGVRTKQIWDRLLRLMTHNGA